The following are from one region of the Ananas comosus cultivar F153 linkage group 20, ASM154086v1, whole genome shotgun sequence genome:
- the LOC109725968 gene encoding prohibitin-3, mitochondrial-like → MAGTAAAASFLRGLAKATAVLGLGASVAGASLYTVDGGERAVIFDRFRGVLPETVGEGTHLLVPWLQKPYIFDIRTRPHTFSSTSGTKDLQMVSLSLRLLSRPDVPSLPTIFTSLGTDYDDKVLPSIGNEVLKAVVAQFNADQLLTERPRVSALVRDALVRRAREFNIVLDDVAITHLAYGAEFSLAVEKKQVAQQEAERSRFLVARAEQERRAAIVRAEGESQAARLISDATAAAGTGLIELRRIEAAKEIAADLSRTPNVAYIPAGDHPNRMLLGLNTTAR, encoded by the coding sequence ATggcggggacggcggcggcggcgtcgttcCTGAGGGGGCTGGCGAAGGCGACGGCGGTGCTGGGCTTGGGAGCGTCGGTGGCGGGGGCGTCGCTGTACACGGTGGACGGCGGGGAGCGCGCGGTGATCTTCGACCGGTTCCGCGGCGTGCTCCCGGAGACGGTGGGGGAGGGCACCCACCTGCTGGTGCCCTGGCTCCAGAAGCCCTACATCTTCGACATCCGCACCCGCCCCCACaccttctcctccacctccgGCACGAAGGACCTGCAGATGGTGAGCCTctccctccgcctcctctcccGCCCCGACGTTCCCAGCCTCCCCACCATCTTCACCTCCCTCGGCACCGACTACGACGACAAGGTGCTCCCCTCCATCGGCAACGAGGTGCTCAAGGCCGTGGTCGCGCAGTTCAACGCCGACCAGCTCCTCACCGAGCGCCCCCGCGTCTCCGCCCTCGTCCGCGACGCCCTCGTCCGCCGCGCCCGCGAGTTCAACATCGTCCTCGACGACGTCGCCATCACCCACCTTGCCTACGGCGCCGAGTTCTCCCTCGCCGTCGAGAAGAAGCAGGTCGCCCAGCAGGAGGCCGAGCGCTCCCGCTTCCTCGTCGCCCGCGCCGAGCAGGAGCGCCGCGCCGCCATCGTCCGCGCCGAGGGCGAGTCCCAGGCCGCCCGCCTCATCTCcgacgccaccgccgccgccggcacCGGCCTCATCGAGCTCCGCAGGATCGAGGCCGCCAAGGAGATCGCCGCCGACCTCTCCCGGACCCCCAACGTCGCCTACATCCCCGCCGGCGACCACCCCAACCGCATGCTCCTCGGCCTCAACACCACCGCCCGGTGA
- the LOC109725474 gene encoding nudix hydrolase 17, mitochondrial-like, whose amino-acid sequence MICAVAREGREKQRFGSGGGRIVVGCIPYKFKVNKPFDIGNMIAEEAIEVLVISSQKGHGMMFPKGGWEIDEKIKQAASREAFEEAGVRGIVEGCLGNWKYISRRYKQIYEGIMFPLNVTEELAQWPEMNTRKRQWVTVAEAKQGCEHLWMKEALDRLVSSLSTSTNQLETATMGSKI is encoded by the exons ATGATTTGCGCGGTGGCGCGGGAGGGAAGAGAGAAGCAGCGGttcggcagcggcggcggccgcatCGTCGTCGG atgTATCCCCTACAAGTTTAAGGTCAACAAGCCCTTTGACATTGGCAACATGATTGCTGAAGAAGCAATAGAGGTGCTTGTCATAAGCTCACAAAAGGGGCATGGAATGATGTTCCCAAAG GGTGGGTGGGAAATCGATGAGAAGATAAAACAAGCAGCCTCTAGAGAAGCATTTGAGGAAGCAGGTGTGAGAGGGATTGTTGAG GGTTGCCTCGGCAATTGGAAGTACATAAGCAGGAGATATAAGCAGATCTATGAGGGGATTATGTTCCCTCTGAATGTTACTGAGGAATTAGCTCAGTGGCCCGAGATGAACACGCGCAAGCGACAATGG GTCACAGTGGCAGAAGCAAAGCAAGGTTGTGAACACTTGTGGATGAAAGAAGCATTAGATAGATTGGTTTCAAGCCTCTCAACTTCTACAAATCAATTAGAAACTGCAACTATGGGCTCAAAAATCTAA